A region of the Clupea harengus chromosome 7, Ch_v2.0.2, whole genome shotgun sequence genome:
gttcaaaaaaaaatatataaattttGTTCAGTGCTAAATGGAAATTAAAAGCAATAATTGTATAAGATTTCCTACTGCACACAGTGGCCCTGACTGACTCCACCCCTAGACTTCTTTGACGCAGTAGCACCCTGCCCAATGcttatcagccagttaaaccgGTTACCACTTTGTCCTGGAACAGAAGTGGCTGGCAACAAATAACACCTTCCAACTCAATACTTTGTATGTAAAGTCTGAaactgtatctctgtgtgaaaAATGGGATATGAGCTTGTCTGGTATATGGAACACACCACTGTTGATCCCAAGATCCCTTTtaataaaaagatgtttttaatTTTCAGAATGCAGCCAACATATAAAAAAACGGGTCAGACAACACATAAAGGTGACAAACATATGCAAGGCTCGTCAGTAAGAAAAGAAAGTCATGACCAACCAGTTCGTTTGGCCTTATATGGAGCTAGTTCATtcagtttaaaatgtaaatatagtaCATTCTACATGTCTATACAGATTTGTGCAACAGACACATGGGTGGTGTCATCACAGTAATTATGTCCAGGACACCATAGAAAAGCATTTACAAAAATACTTTATAAGTAAGTCTACAAATGTTATCAAGCCAAAACAACTGTATACTTTAATATAGAAGATGGTGGCCAGGTATTTCACAGACACTATCAAAATGGTGAATAAGTATGTTAAAACTTAAAAGTTAAAATGGCGATAAAGAGTACAAAAATAGTATAAGCCATGAGCACAGCATCAGTCCATCCTTAGTGGTCTTGCTTGATGATGATGTCTGACATGTTATCCACTTTTAACAGTGACAAATTCTGTAGAAGGAAagatttaaattaaaacatAGTGGGATTTTGTCATGGGTATAAAGGAACAGTTTAGGATGAGGTACACTTTACTGTTACAATTTACTACCAGCTATAGCTCCACTCTGCagaaaagtgtctgtgtgtgtgtgtctctgtgtgtgtctgtgtgtgtgtctctgtgtgtgtctctgtctgtgtctctgtctgtgtctctgtctgtgtgtctgtgtctctgtgtgtgtgtgtgtgtctctgtctgtgtgtgtgtgtgtgtgtgtgtgtgtgtctctgtctgtgtgtgtgtgtgtgtgtgtgtctctgtctgtgtgtgtgtgtgtgtgtctctgtctgtgtgtgtgtgtgtctctgtctgtgtgtgtgtgtgtctctgtctgtgtgtgtgtgtctctgtctgtgtgtgtgtgtgtgtgtgtctctgtctgtgtgtgtgtgtgtgtctctgtctgtgtgtgtctgtgtctctgtgtctgtgtctgtgtctgtgtctgtctgtgtgtgtgtgtgtgtctctgtctgtgtgtgtgtgtgtctctgtctgtgtgtctctgtctgtgtctctgtctgtgtctctgtctgtgtctgtgtctctgtctctgtctgtgtctctgtctgtgtgtgtgtgtctctgtctgtctgtgtgtgtgtgtctctgtctgtgtgtgtgtgtgtctctgtctgtgtgtgtgtgtgtgtctctgtctgtgtgtgtgtgtgtgtctctgtctgtgtgtgtgtgtgtgtgtgtgtctctgtctgtgtgtgtgtgtgtgtgtgtctctgtctgtgtgtgtgtgtgtgtgtgtgtctctgtctgtgtgtgtgtgtgtgtgtgtgtgtgtctctgtctgtgtgtgtgtgtgtgtgtgtgtgtgtgtctgtctgtgtgtgtgtgtgtgtgtctctgtgtgtgtgtgtgtgtgtgtctctgtctgtgtgtgtgtgtgtgtgtctctgtctgtgtgtgtgtgtgtgtgtgtgtgtgtgtgtgtgtgtctgtgtgtctgtgtgtgtgtctgtgtgtctctgtctgtctgtgtgtgtgtgtctctgtctgtctgtctgtgtgtctctgtctgtctgtctgtgtgtctctgtctgtctgtgtgtgtgtctctgtctgtgtgtctgtctgtctctgtgtctctgtctctgtgtctctgtgtttgtctctgtgtgtgtgtgtgtgtgtgtgtgtctgtgtgtgtgtgtgtgtgtgtgtgtgtgtgtgtgtgtgtctctgtgtgtgtgtgtgtgtgtgtgtctctctgtgtctctgtgtgtgtgtgtgtgtctctgtgtgtgtgtgtgtgtctctgtgtgtgtgtgtgtgtgtgtgtctctgtgtgtgtgtgtgtgtgtgtgtgtgtgtctctgtgtgtgtgtgtgtgtctctgtgtgtgtgtgtgtgtgtgtgtgtgtgtgtgtctctgtgtgtgtgtgtgtgtgtgtgtgtgtctctgtgtgtgtgtgtgtgtgtgtgaggagcaccAAACTTACTCTTTCATTGGCCAAGTGCAATAGGGCAACAAAGGCCAGAGGGACGGACAGGTTGTTTGCCATAGTGCTGGGCAGTCTGAAAAGAAAGAGGGCGAGACCTGATGAGTGCATTGTTAATCTTAATTGATGTCGTACACATATGGCTTTGGGGAGTGGAAGGTTGACACAGCTCAAAGTCTCTCAGTGGGAATAACACATCTAAATAATGCAGTAGACTGAGAACTGCTGGGATGGTGCCATACTTCTGAAACAGGTTCCGGGTGGACTGACTGAAGGATTTCTCTCCAGCAATTTCTTCTTGCTTGGCATCACTTGTGTCCTgcaaagagggagaaaacagtATTATCATGAGATGGTATAGGTGAAGTGATCGCATATGAAGTTCATTTATggcatgtttaatgtttgtagCTGCCTACAGATGGAATAGACTTGAACTCACAGTGGCGGTTTCCTCCACTGGTTTCTCAAGACTGTCAGTGAGAAGCCCCCACATGGTGGTCTTCAGTCTCTTCATGTCCATCTTCTTAGCCGTTTTAGCATAATTGATCTCGATTGTGTTCACCTTGCACacaatgagggggaaaaaagcaaaatGTCAATTCACTTTTTCAAAATTTCAGTGAACAGAAATAAAAGTTCCACAGCTTGTGCTCAGTAAAGTACCTTGTGTGGTTCTGGCACCAAGTTGTCCTCGCCGTACGTGGAGACACCGTCATGGCCCGGTGAGGTTGGGGTGAGGCCGTCTATAGAAGGCCCAAACTCATCCGTCTCATCATCGCTGTCCCCTCTCTAAGTAAAACCGAGGGATTGGCATACACACTGTAAATATCTGTTTTACAATTTGATCGCTTTATTTTAAAATAAGTATAAGGCAAATGCAATTAcataaaatgaacacacacaaacctcaacaCCAGGGCAGAAGTTGGCCGTGTCATTGGGGTTGTTGTAGTCATACTCCCCAATGCCCTCTCCAAGCTCTCCAGACaacctcttcttcccctccgcACACAGCTGCAAGAGTTAACCATGTGTTAGAGCGTTCATTTCTCAAGACTAATGTCTGCCATCTACAAAAGTCTTCGCTGAATACAGATAATGGAGAGAATGGGGAGGACATACCGTGCTGGAGGGCTTGAGACTGAGCTGAGACAAGTTTTTCAGGGGATACTGGAAGTCTGAAGGAAGAGTGGTCTTCTTATTGCTGGTGTTTAAGGCCGACTTACTGATGGTGGTGGCTGcctggagacagaaagaaagaaaagaaggagagggagagtataaaaagagaaagagtgagaaaagcTCTTATGAACTCTTAAATGAAAGGTGGAGTTTGCTTCAGGGCAAGTCTCCGATAACTGCAGAGTAAGAGATACAGCACTAAGCAACACAGCAGGACTACTAAACAGTCACAGTGACCCTTCCGGCCCTACAAAAGCATAAGAACCCTATGGAGCGAGCTACCGGAGCCCTCTCAGTGCCAGTGCCACAGCGGTTTCTGGGTCAGAGGAATTAGTGAGGAGCACACAATGATGCAAACTTTGCGTTTAAGTTACCATGGTAATGCTTCACACTAAACCCATATTAATACACCCACCTCTAGCAGGCATAAAGCACTAGCCTTAGAGTCACTCAGTGGATCAAGGCAAGGGTTTACTTACTCTTGTGGTCTTGAAATAATTGTGGAAGTGAATGTCTTCATTGAAGTCGATGACCAGGGCACTCTTTGGTGCCCTCTTTTGGGcttctttgtcttgtgtttgatCCTCTGATAAGACAAGAAGCAGAACATCCCTTCAATTAAATCTGTCTGCATTCATAGAGTGCTTGTTTTAATTACCAAATATGACAACACATCTGAAGACCAACAATCCCAACCCAAAGGAAAACTTACGCTTCTGTCCTGGTTTGAAGAGCCAGTAACCAGGTCCTACCCATGATGCCATGGTTTTGGGGCTGAAGTACGAGTACTCTCTGGGCTGAGAGGACAGCTGGAGACACATGGTTGTGATGTCCGCTTCTCCAATTGGTATAACGCCACTGTGTACAGATAAACGTTGCAAACATGAGCTGGCTTACCGGATTTTAAGATCATGGCCGTATGTTTTTTAGTCAGGATCACCCTTGTATGAGATTGCACTGTGGTACAGTTATTAAGTTTTGTAAACAATTCATCCTTCCTAAACACAAGGTGTGTTTGAATTATTGCAAAATAATCAGACAAGAATTCCAGGATCTAACTAAACCAGACTACCCAACTACAACACCTTACCGTTTGTCTGTTTTTCGGTTGGCACAGCCCTCTTTGTGCTCGTCGACACCCTCTCCGCCGAAATCCCCCTGGCCGATTTCTTCACCATCTGCGTCAAAGTTGTCCCCAAAGTCTTGGCAATCCTCTTCATCCGGCTCAATGGCGGCATTTACGTCAAACACGTGCTCTCCCTGTTtcatcttctccagcagctgattCATAGTCTGCAGAATGagaaaagacagcaaaacagATAAACTCATTATTGTCTGCCTGTTGGCCTATGATGCACACAGTGTACCAAAAGGTATATATAGTATGTTTTGACATatttacagtaccagtcaaaagtttggacacacctttaattttttggagaagtgttttctttacttttattattttctacattgtagattaatactgaagacatttaaactacgaaagaacacatatggaatgatgtactaaacaaaaaaagtgttatctaccatctagaaaatacaaaaagtaaagaaaaaacttctcaaaatgagaaggtgtgtccaaacttttgactgatACTGtatgtcaaataaaaaaagaataatcaaAGGATGTAGTGTGCATTGTTCCACCTGATCAGGGGACCATCTTGTGAATGAGAAGTCCTCCAGTGATGGGCAGATGACACGCTCTTCCAGGGACTTAAGACCGCCTgtaaaaataacacaaacacacctatgACAGTTGGCAAATAAACGTATGAGATTCACAGTCAATAATTCTTAGGTGTCTAATGTTGATCAGATGATAAGTGTCTGACCCCTGAATAGACCCCTGACTGGTGTAGGGTTAAACATTGTTTTCCTTTAGCACGTGCTTTAATCCTTAGGGACGATCACTTCATATGACATACATTTTCTTACTCAATGCCTGGGAAATACACCTAGGTGCTAAGGGTGGTCCGCACCCTGCCTTACTAGCTAAACTACAGCAACTACACGGTCCTGCAAGAAAACAACAGACTGGACAGATATGTCCGTCACTAAAAGAAAAAGATTAGGCCTGGTTCAACagatgaaacatacacacacacaataacacccGATTGATGCGGTTGCAGGTTTACCAGTGAGGGGCCGTGCGGGGACATACTGCACGGGCATGGAGCTGCAGGGGGACCTTGAGTGCAGCAGGGTCAtgtgggaggggaagaggagctCACAGCGACTGTCTTCGCTGAACAGCACAGACAGGAAGACTCCGGCCGTACTGTTCTCGTCGAAGGATGCCGCCATGCGCTGGAACATGGGGTCCACCTGAGACAAaataaaggagaggagagagaataagcAAAACATGTTATTGAAATCATTATGAGGCTTACTTCTTTGGGCTCGTCATCAACAACACCTCAGCCGTGCCTTCACTGCCAGTGGGTATCAAACAGATTCTTTAGAATTTGATACTTTTATGTTGTACTGCTGGTACTGATGCTACAATTAAAACCCCATCACACATCTTACCTCACACTTCATCTCTGACTCAGAGCGGTTGATGTTGCCCAGGTTCTGCTCCACGGTCTTTTTGGGAGCGCGCTTCTTCTTTGCTATCTGCTTCCCCTCGTTACCGTCCTCAGCAGCTGCATCCTCCCCAGAGTCCGGCCCTGTTCACGTAGCAACAAGAACAACCACCAGAGATGAAGTACAGCACTGcatgaaacacaacacagaattcTCCTAATCAAAAACATTAACACAACGAATGTGCTAGCATCTTCCCCTAGCAGTTAACACATGGCATGGTATCATATATCTGATTCAGCCAATAACATTTCTCTGGCGATCCCCAATAGTAACCGTTTGATGGCTGCATCAGAATACTGCAAGAGGGCCGCACTGTAAGCAGCACCACAGCAGAGTGTTCCCTACAGCCTTCTCACCTTCCTTGGGCTTGGTCTCAGAGCCCAAGCCTCCCAGGACCCTGTAAGCATCAGCATGGACTGCGTCCACTCGGACCGCGTAGATCTTGGTGCTGGCATCCAGCGTACCTGCAGCAACCTTGGTAAGCaatcacagagacagaaacaatcTACTTGATGGAGATGCGTTCAATTACATCTTATTTGCCTAAGGAGAGAGTATGACAGATTGTTTTTTCAAGACCTTCATCATTTATCCTAGTACATCATTTCTGTGAGCGGGACGAACGTTTTAATAAGAGAGAGACTGGACTGACTCACCTTGAAATTGAGGTCAGAGTCCTTCTGCTTTAGAATGTCTGCCATGTAGTCAATGAGGTGCAGACCAAAGGCATTTTTGGTTGTAATTTTCTGTCAAACAGAGAGAGTATTAAGATATGTCTTTTATTGCAcgaatacatattttttttgttaaagcTTTCCATCAACACAGTTGATACATGGGAAATAGCATGTAGTGAATAGATGAAAACACATGAGCAGCACTTACATTTTCAGTGGAGAGTTTGATGCATGTGGAATAGTGTTCAGAGATCTGGGCGGTGGACAGCTTGGGCACAGCAGCAGGGGTCCCAGCATTACTACACAGAGGAACATACACTGTTAGCGCACCACCACAAATAAATATCCAATGTCGACTCTCTTATTTTCCACACGGAAAGTTAGCAACCTCTAACCTGTGCGATGCAGCATCGTTGAAAGAAGAGTCAGCCCCCGCTTGGAGGTCAATTACTCTGGACCTACGCCTTTGACGTCGCTCATGTTCGTCATCGTTACCAGGAAAACAAGAAAGTCGCGGGGTGCTGGTTGCAGAAAGAGCTCCCTTTGGCCCCACAGACGGGGAAGGCCATTGCCGCATCCGGGAGGTGGGGGTAGACACTGCACTCATTATGTCTGGTAATACCAAAAGATTAACATTAGTTGCAAGCAGTTCATTTAAGCAGCTTAAGACAATGATCTAAAATATCATCATGTGCGTCCAACACAATCACAAATTAACATTATCAGACAGACCACTACAGTGTACAAACTACAACAGTGcctataaaaaacaacaacacaaaaacccGGTGGTGTCCCGATATTTACTTAGAATCTAAAAACAAAACGTTGCAGATCCTCCCTTGAACTGTTCATATCAAAGAAGACAAGGTGCAGTTTGTAGTGGTATGTATATTTTCACTGACCTCtgtttatatacattttataattgATTAAAAGTTTAACTGTACTGAACACTGTTGCCTACACTGTTGTGTACGGAACACAGTCACCCTACGGTAAGCATGTGAGGGATATGCGTTACCATCAGTGATATTTCAGGAGATTTTCAGATACCTTTCTAGCTTGGTATAACGTTATGGTTATGGTAACTAGCTCGGTAATGTTCACAGCTCTTTATCGGGCTGCACTTGAACGCTTGTAGTACATTATGTTAGCATGATGCTACTGCTAGCTTGCAAGCTAAAAAACAACACCGACATTAGCTAGCCAGTGCCATCATCAAAAAACGTTACAGCGTGAAACATAGAATTGCAAACAGCAAAGGTAACACAATGTATTGTGCATTGTTGACTTACCGAAAGCCCCACAGAAGATTAAATCGTAAAACTGTATCCGGGATGTAAATGCTTAacttttaatattgtgcctTAAATATGTAGCTAGCGAGTCGTCCCTTGTACGGAATTCCCCATTTGAAATTTAGCGCCGCCTGAGAGAGAACGGTTTGGCCAAGACGTTTACTTGCGTCATCACGTAAAGCAACATCACAGATACTGTTACTAATGTCGTCCACTAGGCGGCAGTATCATTACAACGAGTACGGCAGATCATGTCTATGGCTATGGTAGATCCCCCAAAGTTTTAAAAAGTGGACCACGTCATTTGAACATATATCAACTGAGTTTTTACAGAGACTAATAGAGAGTTTTTGGGAGAGTTTATTATTCACTGACATTTTATTAGCCTATGAGACAATCCTAATCAACTCAACCCCATTTATCTGCCCCCACCCTTTGTTATCAGTGCTCTCAGTAATGCTGCACTATCTGCACTAATTTACCAGACCATGGACACTATCTGCACTAATTTACCAGACCATGGACATTATCTGCACTAATTTACCAGACCATGGACACTATCTGCACTAATTTACCAGACCATGGACATTATCTGCACTAATGCTGCAGAGCCCAGGGATGTGTTTAATTTTGTGCATTACACCAGGGGGAAAAACAATCCAAACAGGACAACAGAAGTCAGATAGGCCTACTGTGAAAATATTGAGTTGTGTCTGAATGACTCCTTTTGTTGAATATGTTTTTCGTTCCACCGCTAGCCTGTCTACTAACTCACATTCACTGCTTTTATTATGCTCTTGAACTGTTTGTTTAGATTAACACAGGCCTGACCTCAATAAACATCTTTGTATATTACTTTCTGCTCAGCTTTCTAAGACTTTAGCCACACAACATCTAAATGGGTCTAAATGTGTTGCCTCTGCATAGCCTCCACTACAGTAAAAATGTTTAGCTTAGAAATTGAACAAACCCAGGATAATTTGAAGCCTCCCAAGTGTCCTGGTGGCAATTTTATTTTCTGAGCTACTTTTCCCACGCAATACTTTTGCATCCCCTCACAATGGTTTTGCGTTCCCTTGCAATGCTTTTGTAC
Encoded here:
- the ncaph gene encoding condensin complex subunit 2 — encoded protein: MSAVSTPTSRMRQWPSPSVGPKGALSATSTPRLSCFPGNDDEHERRQRRRSRVIDLQAGADSSFNDAASHSNAGTPAAVPKLSTAQISEHYSTCIKLSTENKITTKNAFGLHLIDYMADILKQKDSDLNFKVAAGTLDASTKIYAVRVDAVHADAYRVLGGLGSETKPKEGPDSGEDAAAEDGNEGKQIAKKKRAPKKTVEQNLGNINRSESEMKCEVDPMFQRMAASFDENSTAGVFLSVLFSEDSRCELLFPSHMTLLHSRSPCSSMPVQYVPARPLTGGLKSLEERVICPSLEDFSFTRWSPDQTMNQLLEKMKQGEHVFDVNAAIEPDEEDCQDFGDNFDADGEEIGQGDFGGEGVDEHKEGCANRKTDKRGVIPIGEADITTMCLQLSSQPREYSYFSPKTMASWVGPGYWLFKPGQKQDQTQDKEAQKRAPKSALVIDFNEDIHFHNYFKTTRAATTISKSALNTSNKKTTLPSDFQYPLKNLSQLSLKPSSTLCAEGKKRLSGELGEGIGEYDYNNPNDTANFCPGVERGDSDDETDEFGPSIDGLTPTSPGHDGVSTYGEDNLVPEPHKVNTIEINYAKTAKKMDMKRLKTTMWGLLTDSLEKPVEETATDTSDAKQEEIAGEKSFSQSTRNLFQKLPSTMANNLSVPLAFVALLHLANERNLSLLKVDNMSDIIIKQDH